AGAATATAACCTGCTTGATCAGCACCGCATTATTGCCGAACGATCAATTACCGAGCGCGAACGGATTAACCCGGTGTTTGCCTACCTGGTAGAAAATTTCAGGAAACATGTATCATTGGATAAAGCGGCCAGCATTGCCAACATGACGCCTAATGCTTTTTGTAAGTACTTTAAAAAGGTTACCCGTAAAACTTTTATGGAAACCATTATTGAGTACCGCTTAAATTACGCCATCCAGCAGTTGGTACAAACAGATAAGCCAATATCAGAAATCTCGTACGAGAGTGGTTTTGGCGATGTATCGCACTTTTATAAAATGTTTAAGGCCAAAATGAATTTAAGCCCGTTAAACTACCGTAAAAGATTTGTGCGCAATTTGGCAGGCGATAAAAAGCTGTCGGCTTAGTTTACGTTGATAATACCGCGTTTAATGGCATAAATTACCAGTCCCACTAAATTTTTTGATCCTGTTTTTTCGAATAAACGCGCCCGGTATCCCTCAACCGTGCGTACGCTCAGAAAAATTTTATCGGCAATTTCCTGGTTCGAGCACTCCTGGCATACCAGTTTAAGCACTTCTATCTCGCGCTCATTCAAATCGGTTTTATTGCTGGCAGCCCCTTCGGATGGATCGTTGCCTACCAGTTGTTTGATGAGGGTGATAGACAGGTGTTCGTTAAAGTAAAAGCCCTTGCAGTAAACAGTTGATACGGCTTCGATGATCTCTTCGGGCTCGGCATTTTTAAGCAGGTAGCCCGATGCGCCGGCCTTCATCATATCAACAATATACTTGTCTTCGTTAAACATGGATAGCGCCAGGATCTTGATATCTTTAAAATGCTGATGCACGTAGGTGGCGGTTTGGATGCCATCCATCTCGGGCATTTTAATATCCATCAGGATAACATCGGGCGTTTTGGTGGCCAGCAGGCCCACCAGCTCCTTCCCGTTTGATGCTTCGAGTATAATTTCAAAATCCTCGCAATCTTCAAGGGTAGCCTTTAAACCATTTCTGAAAATTTTATGGTCATCTACTATGCCTAATTTTACCGGACCCATTGCTTAATTCAAACTTTCAAATAATCAATAAATATAGACTATTGCTTTTAACTATGCCACTTTTAATTTAATGATGGTAATGGCCCCGCTTTGGGCCTTGCTGTAGGTATTAAGTTCGCCATTAATAAGTTGCACGCGGCTCTGCAGGTTTTTAAGGCCGAAGCCATGCTTCACATCCGTCATATCGAACCCCTTGCCGTTATCTTTAAACTCCATTACCAGGTACCCGGCATCCATGCTGATGGTAAGGTTAATAATGGTAGCTTCCGAATGTTTTATGGCGTTACCAAACAGTTCCTGTGCTATGCGGTACAATGCCAGTTCAATTTCGTGCGGGAAACGTTTATCAGCAATGTTTTTGGTAAACTTAACTTTGATATGCGTGTTTTGCTCCACCTTGGCACACAAGGCTTCGATGGCGGCCAGTAAACCATAATCGGTAAGGATGGGGGGCAGCACGTTCTGGATGATATTCCTGATCTCCTGGATACACTCATCGGCCAGTTTGCGGGTATCCATCAACAGGGGTTGGCTTACCTCGTTCACACAGTTTTTATCCAGCCTGTGCAGGTTAAGCTTAATGGCCGAAAGCACCTGGCCAACACTATCGTGCAGATCTTCGGCCAGGCGTTTGCGTTCGCTTTCCTGGGTTTCAAAAACGGCATTCATCAGGTCGGTTTGGCGGGCGTCGTGAAGGGCACGTACCTCGGCCTGGTTTTTAAGCATTCTTCGCTGGTAAATGATTACGAAGAAGAACAGGAAAATAATTAATACAACAACCACCAATGTGCCGATGATAAGCACCGGGACAAGGCCGTTTTGAGATACCTGTAATATTGGGGAGTTGTGCATTATTAAATATGTTCAGGCTTAAAGCTACGATGTTTTTTGCGGCTTGCAGAGTAAACCTATCGAATATAATATATTGGCGATAATATTAGAAATGCTATGAATCATGTAAAAGCCGGCTCTGTCATTTTGGGGTATCTGATTCAGTAACATGAAAAGAAATATATTAACAGCTGAGTAAAATAAAATGCCAGCATTGATCCAAAACGGGCCTTGTTTTTCTATATGGACAAACTCTTGTGGATTAAGTAATTGATAGAAGTAGCAAAGGGATAATGTAATAAGAAATACTCCAAGAGCTGTATTTGATACGGATGGATATTCATTCAAGTTGTGATTATAAATCAGCATGATAATCGCGGCAACGCATGAAAATATTATTGTTATATTCTTTAAAAGTTTTTTTTCAAATAGCTTGTGATATATAATGGTATAAAAGATTAGACTTACTACAATATAAACATGAATCACATACATGTCGTTCTTCAGCCCGTCCAGTAGCGCCATCCATAATCCTGCGTCTACAATAAAGGAAAATAGGAATAGGGCAGCGATTATTTTTAACAGGACATTTAGGTTTCGGAAGTTTAATACAGCAGCAGCAATCGGAAGTGCCCCCGATATTACCGAAACGATTTCCAATTGCCGTGAGTAATTAGTAGGCATTTTTTAGACTTTATTATGCTG
The sequence above is a segment of the Mucilaginibacter celer genome. Coding sequences within it:
- a CDS encoding response regulator transcription factor; the encoded protein is MGPVKLGIVDDHKIFRNGLKATLEDCEDFEIILEASNGKELVGLLATKTPDVILMDIKMPEMDGIQTATYVHQHFKDIKILALSMFNEDKYIVDMMKAGASGYLLKNAEPEEIIEAVSTVYCKGFYFNEHLSITLIKQLVGNDPSEGAASNKTDLNEREIEVLKLVCQECSNQEIADKIFLSVRTVEGYRARLFEKTGSKNLVGLVIYAIKRGIINVN
- a CDS encoding sensor histidine kinase is translated as MHNSPILQVSQNGLVPVLIIGTLVVVVLIIFLFFFVIIYQRRMLKNQAEVRALHDARQTDLMNAVFETQESERKRLAEDLHDSVGQVLSAIKLNLHRLDKNCVNEVSQPLLMDTRKLADECIQEIRNIIQNVLPPILTDYGLLAAIEALCAKVEQNTHIKVKFTKNIADKRFPHEIELALYRIAQELFGNAIKHSEATIINLTISMDAGYLVMEFKDNGKGFDMTDVKHGFGLKNLQSRVQLINGELNTYSKAQSGAITIIKLKVA